The proteins below are encoded in one region of Gammaproteobacteria bacterium:
- a CDS encoding site-specific integrase codes for MMARTRRSRRSYGAGEWGRNRVRVFPDPKTGLFQLEWRENGRRLSRSLKHRDWPLAKRQADEFAAGFVGSDLNGEAEVEPEPLTLDKLFEIYGEEVTPTKAEASQRSDRAATRMFLRFFGRDRSPETLSQRDWDRFIRARRSGRVGPSGRPVSDRTIEHDLKFLIAVLNWASKSRDERGKLLLASNPLRGLRTPTEKNPTRVVLSEEEYQALLGVSQEVDWRFRVALVLAHETGHRIGAIRQLRFSDIDFEGGVVRWRAEHEKTGFEHRTPVTAEALAVLEEARERSSGHDDAPVLPAPTDGSKCAGRSLVRAWWYKAQTLAGLEPRRGRGWHSLRRKFASDLMDQPLKVLCELGGWKTAKTVLECYQRADEGQLRKALDARRRSRS; via the coding sequence ATGATGGCACGCACGAGAAGAAGCCGCCGGAGCTACGGCGCCGGCGAGTGGGGCCGGAACAGGGTGAGGGTGTTCCCAGATCCGAAAACCGGCCTGTTCCAGCTTGAGTGGCGCGAGAACGGCCGAAGGCTGAGCCGGTCCCTGAAGCACCGGGACTGGCCGCTGGCGAAGCGGCAGGCCGACGAGTTCGCCGCCGGGTTCGTTGGCTCGGACCTGAACGGCGAGGCGGAAGTCGAGCCCGAACCGCTCACGCTGGACAAGCTGTTTGAAATCTACGGTGAGGAGGTGACGCCGACGAAGGCGGAGGCGTCCCAGCGCTCCGACCGGGCCGCGACAAGGATGTTCCTCCGGTTCTTCGGACGGGACCGGAGTCCCGAGACGCTCTCCCAACGCGATTGGGATCGGTTCATCCGGGCGCGGAGGTCGGGCAGGGTCGGCCCCAGCGGAAGGCCGGTGTCCGACCGGACCATCGAGCACGACCTGAAGTTCCTGATCGCCGTGCTCAACTGGGCGTCCAAGTCCCGGGACGAGCGGGGCAAGCTCCTGCTCGCGTCGAATCCGCTGAGGGGTCTCAGGACGCCCACGGAGAAGAACCCCACGCGGGTGGTGTTGTCCGAGGAGGAGTACCAGGCGCTTCTCGGGGTGTCCCAAGAGGTGGACTGGCGCTTCCGCGTCGCGCTCGTGCTCGCTCACGAGACGGGACACCGGATCGGGGCCATCCGTCAACTCCGGTTCTCGGACATCGACTTCGAGGGCGGTGTGGTGCGGTGGAGAGCCGAGCACGAGAAGACCGGCTTCGAGCACCGGACGCCGGTGACGGCGGAAGCGTTGGCCGTTCTTGAGGAGGCGCGGGAGAGGAGTTCCGGGCATGACGACGCTCCGGTGCTGCCCGCGCCGACGGATGGCTCCAAGTGCGCAGGGCGGTCCTTGGTGCGAGCTTGGTGGTACAAAGCCCAGACGCTGGCGGGGCTCGAACCGAGGCGCGGGAGAGGCTGGCATTCGTTGAGGCGGAAGTTCGCTTCCGACCTGATGGACCAGCCGCTCAAGGTGCTCTGCGAGTTGGGCGGCTGGAAGACCGCCAAGACGGTACTTGAGTGCTACCAGCGAGCCGACGAGGGACAGCTTCGGAAGGCACTGGACGCCCGCCGGAGATCTCGAAGCTGA
- a CDS encoding gamma-glutamyltransferase family protein, which produces MGRFPIPIITLFAAAALLLPPGAAAQDRGLARHLDRAAHRPAVPGPNGLVTAGHPLASMSGLRMLMAGGNAADAAVATLATLNVVRPQMSGMAGNGFVTIYDRVSDRVYSLGATGAAPLAIDPARRTADELNKGIHAGVVPGLFGGWIALLDRFGTMSLDQVLAPAIDYAENGHPIEPSVVASIESHKELFESFPSSRRMFLPLGRVPEPGEDFRMPDLANTLRKVVEAEQVALAAGKSRSDALQAAFDRFYRGDIAEEMARFYSENGGDFTMEDFARYEPIWAEPVHTTYRGYDVYTSPPTSRGGLEVTMQLNLVEGFDLGALGPGSAETIHLLAEAIKVAKADIYAYVADPALVDVPVDEMLSKDYASARRALIDPSQVMAYPGAGNPARVEVLQPGGRAGGAGVEERSRRHFAEQSYEGSTTSFSIADRFGNVIAATPTHGGGFGTGVVVGNTGLTFNNGTRIGSTAPYPDNVNYVRGGQIPILNNSPIIVLRDGRFHAALGTPGGETIGQTQFQVLVNLLDFGMPIQEAIAAPRFTLRGEPNFYQPGADVRFSLEDRLPESVVRTLEGLGYAVELSPGYAFGSIQGITLDARTGTLMAGADPRRVAYAVGW; this is translated from the coding sequence ATGGGTCGCTTTCCGATCCCGATAATCACGCTCTTTGCCGCGGCTGCCCTCCTTCTTCCGCCGGGTGCAGCAGCCCAGGACAGGGGCTTGGCGCGGCACCTCGACCGGGCGGCGCATCGGCCCGCGGTGCCCGGTCCCAACGGCCTGGTGACGGCCGGGCATCCGCTGGCCTCCATGTCGGGCCTGCGCATGCTCATGGCCGGGGGCAACGCCGCCGATGCCGCCGTCGCGACCCTCGCCACCCTGAACGTGGTGCGGCCCCAGATGTCGGGGATGGCCGGGAACGGGTTCGTGACCATCTACGACCGCGTCTCCGACCGCGTGTACTCGCTCGGGGCCACCGGCGCCGCTCCCCTGGCCATCGATCCCGCGAGGCGCACGGCCGACGAGCTGAACAAGGGGATCCACGCGGGTGTCGTCCCGGGCCTCTTTGGGGGATGGATCGCGCTTCTGGATCGCTTCGGCACCATGAGCCTGGACCAGGTGCTGGCCCCGGCCATCGACTACGCCGAGAACGGCCATCCCATCGAGCCATCGGTGGTGGCGTCGATCGAGTCGCACAAGGAGCTGTTCGAGAGCTTCCCGTCGAGCCGACGGATGTTCCTGCCGCTCGGAAGGGTGCCGGAGCCGGGCGAGGACTTCCGCATGCCCGACCTGGCGAACACGCTCCGGAAGGTGGTCGAGGCCGAACAGGTGGCGCTGGCGGCCGGCAAGTCGCGCTCGGACGCGCTCCAGGCCGCCTTCGACCGGTTCTACCGGGGCGACATCGCCGAGGAGATGGCGCGCTTCTACAGCGAGAACGGCGGCGACTTCACCATGGAGGACTTCGCGCGCTACGAGCCCATCTGGGCGGAACCGGTGCACACCACCTACAGGGGCTACGACGTGTACACCAGTCCGCCGACGTCCCGGGGCGGTCTCGAGGTGACGATGCAGTTGAATCTGGTCGAGGGCTTCGACCTCGGGGCGCTCGGGCCCGGAAGCGCCGAGACCATCCATCTGCTGGCCGAAGCGATCAAGGTCGCGAAGGCGGACATCTACGCCTACGTGGCGGATCCGGCTCTGGTGGACGTGCCCGTCGACGAGATGCTCTCGAAGGACTATGCGTCGGCGCGGCGGGCCCTCATCGATCCTTCGCAGGTGATGGCGTACCCGGGGGCCGGGAATCCGGCGCGGGTCGAGGTGCTCCAGCCGGGCGGGCGCGCGGGGGGCGCGGGGGTGGAGGAGCGCTCACGGCGCCACTTTGCCGAGCAGTCGTACGAGGGAAGCACGACCAGCTTTTCCATTGCGGACCGCTTCGGCAACGTCATCGCAGCCACGCCCACGCACGGCGGAGGCTTCGGCACGGGGGTGGTGGTCGGCAATACCGGCCTCACCTTCAACAACGGCACCCGCATCGGTTCGACGGCTCCCTACCCGGACAACGTGAACTATGTGAGAGGCGGGCAGATTCCGATCCTCAACAACTCGCCCATCATCGTGCTTCGCGACGGGCGGTTCCATGCTGCCCTGGGGACGCCGGGCGGCGAGACGATCGGCCAGACCCAGTTTCAGGTGCTGGTGAACCTGCTCGACTTCGGGATGCCGATCCAGGAGGCCATCGCGGCGCCCCGCTTCACGCTGCGCGGCGAGCCCAACTTCTACCAACCGGGAGCGGATGTTCGGTTCAGCCTCGAGGATCGACTGCCGGAAAGCGTCGTCCGGACGCTCGAGGGACTCGGATACGCGGTGGAACTGTCGCCCGGATACGCCTTCGGCAGCATCCAGGGGATCACGCTGGATGCCCGGACCGGGACGCTCATGGCCGGAGCGGATCCCCGGCGCGTTGCCTACGCGGTGGGCTGGTGA